The Halobacterium litoreum genome includes a region encoding these proteins:
- a CDS encoding Mrp/NBP35 family ATP-binding protein — translation MNEADVLDLLEAVEDPALGDDIVSLGLVNDLDVDGDTVTISLALGAPYSPTETDIAGRVREVLHAEGLETDLTAAIPDRTGDDVLPGVKNVVAVASGKGGVGKSTVAVNLAAGLADRGARVGLFDADIYGPNVPRMVDADDHPQATESETIVPPEKFGMKLMSMAFMVGEDDPVIWRGPMIHKVITQLIEDVEWGYLDYLVVDLPPGTGDTQLTLLQTVPLTGAVVVTTPQDVAVDDARKGLRMFGRHDTTVLGIAENMSTFVCPDCGDEHDIFGSGGGREFADDNDLPFLGSIPLDPSVRSGSDDGEPVVLDDDNDTGGAFRDLTAETADMLGLVNRRSVADD, via the coding sequence ATGAACGAAGCCGACGTCCTCGACCTCCTCGAAGCCGTCGAGGACCCCGCGCTCGGCGACGACATCGTCTCGCTGGGCCTCGTCAACGACCTCGACGTCGACGGCGACACCGTCACCATCTCGCTTGCACTCGGCGCGCCCTACTCGCCGACCGAGACAGATATCGCCGGCCGCGTCCGCGAAGTGCTCCACGCCGAAGGCCTCGAAACCGACCTCACGGCCGCCATCCCCGACCGCACCGGCGACGACGTCCTCCCCGGCGTCAAGAACGTCGTCGCCGTCGCCTCCGGCAAGGGCGGCGTCGGCAAGTCCACCGTCGCCGTCAACCTCGCTGCGGGCCTCGCCGACCGCGGTGCGCGCGTCGGCCTCTTCGACGCCGACATCTACGGGCCCAACGTCCCACGGATGGTCGACGCCGACGACCACCCGCAGGCCACCGAGAGCGAGACCATCGTCCCGCCCGAGAAGTTCGGCATGAAACTCATGAGCATGGCGTTCATGGTCGGCGAAGACGACCCCGTCATCTGGCGCGGCCCGATGATCCACAAAGTCATCACGCAACTCATCGAGGATGTCGAGTGGGGCTACCTCGACTACCTCGTCGTCGACCTCCCGCCGGGAACCGGCGACACCCAACTCACGCTACTCCAGACCGTCCCGCTCACCGGCGCCGTCGTCGTCACCACCCCGCAGGACGTCGCCGTCGACGACGCCCGCAAAGGCCTCCGCATGTTCGGCCGCCACGACACCACCGTCCTCGGCATCGCCGAGAACATGAGCACCTTCGTCTGCCCCGACTGCGGCGACGAACACGACATCTTCGGGAGCGGCGGCGGCCGCGAGTTCGCCGACGACAACGACCTCCCGTTCCTCGGCTCCATCCCCCTCGACCCGAGCGTCCGCTCCGGGAGCGACGACGGCGAACCGGTCGTCCTCGACGACGACAACGACACCGGCGGCGCGTTCCGCGACCTCACCGCCGAAACCGCCGACATGCTCGGCCTCGTCAACCGACGGAGCGTCGCCGATGACTGA